The following are encoded in a window of Gemmatimonadota bacterium genomic DNA:
- a CDS encoding NAD(P)H-hydrate dehydratase, which produces MKLCTTLQMRSIDRRTIDDFGLSGYELMERAGCRVAETAKQLLEGVAGKTVAVVCGKGNNGGDGFVAARYLHLWGASVTCHVLADRPNLPVDAAKHLERLEEAGLVPDFRPDGPLEMPDRPPALIIDALLGTGLKGPPREPYDAAIAVINLSPSPVLSVDTPSGLAPGCGLPQSRPRAEWTCVRADHTLAIGLMKVDLATFPGRSWCGGLEVADIGFPDPAVEAEGLYLFMPERNEMAGLIPAHWPGDHKGSRGKVAVVAGSAGMAGAATLASRAALRGGAGMVMLGAPAGLMDALTARHTEVMLRGLPETAEGSLSLVAESDIEELLSWADVLAIGPGLTRHEETSELVRRVVSNSERPVVIDADGVNAFAGQPDRLAGTAPEVVMTPHAFELSRLAGMAVDDIEADRVTAARQAAGSLQVTLVLKGAASLVASPGGQVSVNPTGNPGMATAGSGDVLTGLIAALLGQGLGAWDAARLGVYLHGLAGDLGAEAMGPHSLVAGDLIDYLPGAFKGAGEGRISP; this is translated from the coding sequence ATGAAGCTCTGTACCACCCTCCAGATGCGGTCGATTGACCGACGCACCATCGATGACTTCGGCCTGTCCGGCTATGAGCTCATGGAAAGGGCGGGCTGCCGGGTGGCGGAAACTGCGAAACAGCTGCTGGAAGGTGTGGCCGGCAAGACGGTCGCCGTGGTATGCGGGAAGGGGAACAACGGCGGGGACGGATTCGTGGCCGCCCGTTATCTCCATCTTTGGGGCGCTTCGGTGACCTGTCACGTGCTCGCCGACAGGCCGAACCTACCGGTCGATGCCGCCAAGCACCTGGAAAGGCTCGAGGAAGCTGGTCTGGTTCCGGACTTCCGGCCCGACGGTCCGCTCGAAATGCCCGACCGGCCACCGGCGCTGATCATCGACGCGCTCCTCGGCACCGGGTTGAAGGGACCACCGAGAGAGCCATACGACGCCGCCATCGCGGTGATCAACCTCAGCCCTTCCCCCGTGCTCTCCGTCGACACCCCATCGGGCCTGGCGCCCGGTTGCGGATTACCTCAGTCCCGCCCCCGCGCGGAGTGGACCTGCGTGCGCGCCGACCATACCCTCGCGATCGGCCTGATGAAGGTCGACCTGGCCACCTTCCCCGGCCGTTCCTGGTGCGGCGGTTTGGAAGTCGCGGACATCGGCTTTCCCGATCCTGCCGTAGAAGCGGAGGGGTTGTACCTCTTCATGCCCGAGCGAAACGAGATGGCCGGCCTGATTCCGGCTCACTGGCCCGGGGATCACAAGGGAAGTCGCGGGAAGGTCGCCGTCGTCGCCGGCTCGGCAGGCATGGCGGGAGCGGCCACGCTGGCTTCTCGGGCAGCCCTGCGCGGCGGCGCGGGCATGGTCATGCTCGGTGCACCCGCGGGCCTTATGGATGCCCTGACGGCCAGGCACACGGAAGTGATGCTTCGCGGCCTGCCCGAAACCGCTGAAGGATCGCTTTCTCTTGTGGCCGAGTCCGACATCGAGGAACTGCTCTCCTGGGCTGATGTGCTGGCCATCGGTCCGGGTCTCACGCGCCACGAGGAAACATCCGAGCTGGTCCGCCGCGTTGTATCGAACAGCGAGCGACCGGTCGTCATCGACGCCGACGGGGTGAACGCCTTCGCGGGCCAACCGGACCGCCTGGCCGGCACGGCACCGGAAGTGGTCATGACGCCCCACGCGTTCGAGCTGTCCAGGCTGGCCGGCATGGCCGTCGACGACATCGAGGCGGACCGGGTTACGGCCGCGAGACAGGCCGCCGGCTCCCTTCAGGTTACGCTCGTGCTCAAGGGCGCCGCCTCGCTGGTGGCTTCCCCCGGCGGACAGGTCTCGGTGAATCCCACGGGGAACCCGGGGATGGCCACCGCCGGATCGGGCGACGTGCTGACCGGTCTCATCGCGGCCCTGCTCGGACAGGGTCTCGGCGCATGGGACGCGGCCCGCCTGGGGGTATACCTACACGGCCTGGCAGGCGATCTCGGCGCGGAAGCCATGGGGCCGCACAGCCTGGTGGCCGGTGATCTTATCGACTATTTGCCCGGCGCGTTCAAGGGCGCGGGCGAGGGGCGGATTTCACCCTAG
- a CDS encoding response regulator: protein MPDNTVEVLMIEDNPVHVQLIRHYMESSRLTTRLHVAGTLREGLDQIGEASFDVVLLDLVLPDSADLDTLHSVRAAAPDLPVIILTGLDDVSLAATAVEAGAQDYIVKTQANTTLLSRSIHYAMERVRARSGEWDSAMFKLAQQQFLKAAQIMGLDENIRERLLFPQRTHIVTLPFRRDEYHLVENVFGYRVQHLLTMGPTKGGIRYHEDVNLGEVSALAMWMTWKCALINLPFGGAKGGVRIDPTDLSRRELQRLTRRFTSEIIDIIGPDKDIPAPDMGTDEQVMAWIMDTYSQQAGYTVPGVVTGKPVVLGGSLGRREATGRGLVYLVEAAAQHMDMSLDGATAVVQGFGNVGSNTARFLDADGVRVVAVSDVTTGIYNANGLSLEDVFKYCEKNRFLSGYPEADEVTNQELLELPCDILAPAALQNQITGDNADRLKCGLLAEGANGPTTLDADEILGEKDVFILPDVLGNAGGVTVSYFEWVQDTQNYTWTLEEINSRLHNILIDAFGRTVHRASEDQIDMRTAALIEGISRVTQAKLLRGIFP, encoded by the coding sequence ATGCCGGATAACACCGTCGAAGTCCTGATGATCGAAGACAACCCCGTGCACGTGCAGTTGATTCGTCACTACATGGAATCCAGCCGGCTTACGACCCGGCTGCACGTCGCCGGGACGCTCCGGGAAGGACTGGACCAGATCGGGGAGGCGTCCTTCGACGTGGTGCTGCTGGACCTTGTCCTGCCCGACAGCGCCGATCTCGACACGCTCCACAGCGTCCGCGCGGCCGCGCCGGACCTGCCGGTCATCATACTCACCGGGCTCGACGACGTTTCCCTGGCCGCCACGGCCGTGGAAGCGGGCGCCCAGGACTACATCGTGAAGACCCAGGCCAACACGACCCTGCTGTCCCGGTCCATCCACTATGCCATGGAACGCGTGCGCGCGCGCAGCGGCGAGTGGGACTCTGCCATGTTCAAGTTGGCCCAGCAGCAGTTCCTCAAGGCGGCGCAGATCATGGGGCTCGACGAGAACATACGGGAAAGGCTGCTCTTTCCCCAGCGGACCCATATCGTTACACTCCCCTTTCGCCGGGACGAATACCATCTCGTGGAAAATGTCTTCGGATACCGAGTGCAGCACCTGCTCACCATGGGGCCGACCAAGGGCGGCATTCGCTACCACGAGGACGTGAACCTGGGAGAGGTCTCCGCCCTGGCCATGTGGATGACGTGGAAATGCGCGCTGATCAACCTGCCCTTCGGCGGCGCCAAGGGCGGTGTCCGGATCGATCCGACCGACCTGTCCCGCCGCGAGCTGCAGCGCCTCACCCGCCGCTTCACATCGGAAATAATCGACATCATCGGGCCGGACAAGGACATCCCCGCCCCCGACATGGGTACCGACGAGCAGGTCATGGCCTGGATCATGGACACGTACAGCCAGCAGGCGGGCTACACGGTTCCGGGTGTCGTCACCGGCAAGCCGGTCGTGCTGGGCGGGTCCCTGGGACGCCGCGAAGCCACCGGTCGCGGCCTGGTCTACCTGGTCGAAGCGGCCGCGCAGCACATGGACATGTCCCTGGACGGCGCCACTGCGGTGGTCCAGGGCTTCGGCAACGTGGGCAGCAACACGGCGCGATTCCTGGATGCGGACGGAGTCAGGGTGGTCGCGGTAAGCGACGTCACCACCGGGATCTACAACGCCAACGGACTGTCGCTGGAGGACGTCTTCAAGTACTGCGAGAAAAACCGTTTCCTGTCGGGCTATCCCGAGGCCGACGAAGTCACCAACCAGGAACTGCTGGAACTGCCCTGCGATATCCTCGCCCCGGCCGCGTTGCAGAACCAGATCACCGGCGACAACGCGGACCGGTTGAAGTGCGGGCTCCTGGCGGAAGGGGCGAACGGCCCCACCACGCTCGATGCCGACGAGATCCTCGGGGAAAAGGACGTATTCATCCTGCCGGACGTCCTGGGTAACGCAGGCGGCGTAACCGTCTCGTACTTCGAATGGGTACAGGACACGCAGAACTACACGTGGACGCTCGAGGAGATCAACAGCAGGCTGCACAACATCCTCATCGACGCCTTCGGCCGGACCGTCCACCGGGCTTCCGAAGACCAGATCGACATGCGTACCGCGGCGTTGATCGAGGGAATCAGCCGGGTGACCCAGGCGAAACTGCTCCGGGGGATCTTCCCCTGA
- the nadC gene encoding carboxylating nicotinate-nucleotide diphosphorylase, whose amino-acid sequence MDTKFDPVSLEEIVARALREDVGDGDITTAWTLKPDVQTRARFEARQPGVLSGLFPACLTFREVDPSLEFRALLTDGDRLVPGQPIAEVRGAAPSVLTAERTALNFMRHLSGIASMTRRYVDAVRNTGVRIVDTRKTTPGLRELEKGAVLHGGGDNHRHGLFDMVLIKDNHIAAAGGIAGAVRKCRSNMAHSGMRYDIEVETGTLDQVEEAVRSGADWIMLDNMNTEEMRTAVGRIRALTAADRSIVVEASGAITLERLDEIAKTGVDVISVGALTHSAPALDISLNVLAST is encoded by the coding sequence GTGGACACGAAATTCGACCCGGTGTCACTAGAGGAAATCGTGGCTCGCGCCTTGCGTGAAGACGTGGGAGACGGCGACATCACCACCGCGTGGACCCTGAAGCCCGACGTTCAGACACGCGCCCGGTTCGAGGCCCGGCAGCCCGGTGTACTGTCCGGCCTGTTCCCGGCGTGTCTCACGTTCCGGGAGGTGGATCCCAGCCTGGAATTCCGGGCCCTGCTGACCGATGGCGACCGTTTGGTACCCGGCCAGCCCATCGCCGAAGTGCGGGGCGCCGCGCCGTCTGTACTTACCGCCGAACGAACGGCGCTTAACTTCATGCGTCACCTTTCCGGCATCGCCTCCATGACCCGGCGATACGTCGATGCCGTGCGAAACACCGGAGTGCGCATCGTGGATACCCGCAAGACCACGCCCGGTCTCCGCGAACTGGAGAAAGGGGCCGTACTGCACGGCGGCGGAGACAATCACCGCCACGGTCTCTTCGACATGGTGCTGATCAAGGATAACCACATCGCCGCCGCTGGAGGCATCGCCGGCGCGGTCCGCAAGTGCAGGTCGAACATGGCCCATTCGGGCATGCGGTACGACATCGAGGTGGAGACGGGCACCCTGGACCAGGTCGAAGAGGCCGTGCGCAGCGGGGCGGACTGGATCATGCTGGACAACATGAACACTGAGGAAATGCGGACGGCGGTCGGCCGGATCCGCGCGTTGACCGCGGCAGATCGGTCCATCGTGGTCGAAGCGTCGGGAGCGATCACGCTGGAACGGCTCGACGAGATCGCGAAAACCGGCGTCGACGTGATTTCCGTCGGCGCCCTGACCCATTCCGCGCCGGCACTCGATATCAGCCTGAATGTGCTGGCTTCCACCTGA
- the hisA gene encoding 1-(5-phosphoribosyl)-5-[(5-phosphoribosylamino)methylideneamino]imidazole-4-carboxamide isomerase: MQLYPAIDIRQGRCVRLVKGRRDRETVYGDSPAEVALRWKSQGATYLHVVDLDGAFTGETGNRKSVVGILEKADMPVQLGGGIRTPETVEAWLALGVRRVILGTAAVERPDMVRQVVEEWGPERIVVGIDARAGRVAVDGWTSGGSCSSLELAEAMKEAGVRRIVYTDIDRDGTMNGLNTGSTAHLARESGLRVIASGGVATLDDLERASGAVADGLEGVVLGKSLYEGTINLSEAVCKYQSAPGAQDLGE; this comes from the coding sequence ATGCAACTCTACCCCGCCATCGACATCAGACAGGGGCGATGCGTCCGCCTCGTCAAAGGCAGGCGCGACCGGGAAACGGTGTATGGTGACTCCCCGGCGGAGGTCGCGTTGAGATGGAAATCGCAAGGCGCGACTTACCTGCACGTCGTTGACCTGGACGGCGCCTTCACCGGCGAAACGGGCAACCGGAAAAGTGTCGTCGGCATCCTGGAAAAGGCCGATATGCCGGTACAGCTGGGCGGAGGCATCCGTACGCCCGAGACCGTGGAGGCCTGGCTGGCGCTGGGGGTGCGCCGCGTCATCCTGGGCACGGCGGCCGTGGAGCGTCCCGACATGGTGCGGCAGGTGGTGGAGGAGTGGGGGCCGGAACGCATCGTCGTCGGAATCGACGCCAGGGCGGGACGGGTTGCGGTCGACGGCTGGACATCCGGCGGGTCCTGTTCATCCCTCGAACTGGCGGAGGCCATGAAGGAAGCCGGGGTCCGCCGGATCGTCTACACGGACATCGACCGGGACGGTACGATGAACGGACTGAATACCGGTTCGACGGCGCACCTGGCCCGTGAAAGCGGACTGCGGGTGATCGCGTCGGGGGGTGTGGCCACGCTGGACGACCTCGAACGGGCATCCGGAGCCGTCGCGGACGGCCTGGAAGGGGTGGTGCTCGGGAAATCCCTGTACGAAGGAACGATCAATCTGTCGGAAGCCGTGTGCAAATACCAGTCAGCCCCTGGCGCTCAGGACCTTGGAGAGTAA